A window of Arcobacter acticola genomic DNA:
AAGGGTAGCGCTCTACCAACTGAGCTAATCGACCAATTTGTTGCAAAAGGCTTGGTGACCCCTAGGGGATTTGAACCCCTGTGGCATGGATGAAAACCATGAATCCTAACCGTTAGATGAAGGGGCCAAGATTGCAACAATAAATAAATGGTGACCCGTGATGGATTCGAACCATCGGCCCCCTCATTAAAAGTGAGATGCTCTACCGGCTGAGCTAACGGGTCACATAAACAAAATAAAAAGTGGCGCGGTAGAAGGGACTCGAACCCTCGACCTCCTGCGTGACAGGCAGGCGTTCTAACCAACTAAACTACTACCGCGCTTAAAAATACTGTTTATACTAAATAAACAGAAGTCACAAAAAATATTTTTAAAAATCTAATGCTACTGCATTTTATAACTTTTAAAAAAGTGGTGGTCGATATAAGACTCGAACTTATGACATCTACCTTGTAAGGGTAGCGCTCTACCAACTGAGCTAATCGACCAATTTGTTGCAAAAGGCTTGGTGACCCCTAGGGGATTTGAACCCCTGTGGCATGGATGAAAACCATGAATCCTAACCGTTAGATGAAGGGGCCAAGATTGCAACAATAAATAAATGGTGACCCGTGATGGATTCGAACCATCGGCCCCCTCATTAAAAGTGAGATGCTCTACCGGCTGAGCTAACGGGTCACATTTGTTTGCCCTTTTTAAGTTGTTCTACTTAAATTGGACTGGAATTATAATAGCTTTTAATTTATTTGTCAAGAGTATTTTGAAGAAATTTTAAAATTTCTTTCAAGGAGTGTTTTGCTGCTTGTATTTGTACTTCCTCTCTTGAACCTTTAAAGTAGTGTATATTTACGTTTTTATGGTACTTTGAGTCACTAATACCAATTACTACAGTGCCCACAGGTTTGTTTTTTGTGTCACCTGTTGGACCGGCAATTCCTGATATCGCAATGGCATAATCAGCTTCAAATTTGCTAATTACACCCTCTAGCATTTCACTAACAACTTCACAACTTACTGCTCCAAAATTCTCTAAAGTTTCATTTTTCACTTTTAATTCTTGATTTTTTATTTTATTTGAGTAGGTAACTATACTTCCATTAAAAATATCAGAAGATCCTGCTATTTTTGTAATCATTGATGCTACTAATCCACCTGTACATGATTCAGCACTTGTTATTGTTTGTTTATTTGCTCTTAAAAGCTCTTGAAGTTTTATCATATCATTGTTATTGAAAATATCATTATACATGGTTTATAGCCTTTAAAATTAATTTATATGGCTATTTTAATTAATTATTATTAAGAAGAAGATAATTTAAGTAGATTTATTTATTGGAATAAGTATTAAATATAATAAGAGTTGAACTCTTATTATATTTTATTAATTGTAGAAAAAATTTAAGCTATTTCAGGATCTGTTAAATCAGCTAAGAAAGCAGCTTCATCAAATTCTAAATTTAAATATTCACAAACAACTTTAATATCTCTTTCTGCATTTCCTAAACAAGAAGTTGCCCCTGGAGATGGAGTCATATTAAAGATGATTCCTTTACCTTCACTTAGTGAAGCTTCACCAAGCATTAGTTTTTTCTCAGTTTTATTAAGAACTTGAGGTCTAACACCACCAAATCCTTTTGCATATTCTAAATCATCAACAGTTAAAGAAGGAACGATTTTTCTTGCATCTTTAACGAATAAACCTTTGTTTATTCCTGGAACTTCAAATAAGAAGTTTTTAAATACATAGTTTCTAATTTCAGAATCTTTTAATAAATCCCAGAAGATTTTTAAAATACTTCCATCAATATTCATTGTTTTTAAACATTGGAATATTGATTTACCACCTTTGTATCTTTCAAGAACAAGTAATGCAAGTGCAGTTGGTCCAAATCTAGTTTTTCCATTTTCTAAGATATCCGGATCTCCATGAAGTGCAGCAAATGGTAATTTATCATTTTGTACCATATAAACTTTACCATTTAAGAACTCACCATTTGTAATATAAAATGATCCAGCCATTGATAAAGAACCCATATGTTTTCCATAACCCATTTTATGAGCTAAGAATAATGAGTGAGCACCAGCATTTACTACTACGAAATCAGCCGTATAAACAGTTCCATTAACAGTAGTTAATTTATATTTGTCTCCAACTTTTTCAATATCTTCAACTTCAGAGTTAAAGAAAATATCAGTTGTTTTTGTACTATCAGCATTTTGTCCAGCTTTTGCTAATTCTTTTGTCATAGCACCAAAGTCAACTGTTGTATATTGATCTTTAGCTCCCATTGCTACGATTGGTTCTGGTCTATCTTTAGTTTGTTCTTTATCAGCATAAACTAATTTAGGCTCTAATTCTCTTAAAGTTTCTTTATCCCATAATTCTAAATAAGGAAAAACTTCTTTAAATTCATTATATCTTTTTGTAATAAACTCAACTTCTTTTTCACCTACACCTAAAGCCATTTTTTGGTGTTTAAACATAATTTTGTCTTGTAAATCATATTGTAAACAGAACTTTTCAATCATTTTTGCAGTTCTTTTTGTAATTTTAGCCTTAGACAATGTATAGTTAGTTTCAATATCACCTACGTGAATTGTTTGAGAGTTACTTGTACCTTTTGAGTTCAAAGTTGCAAGATCTTCATATTTTTCTAGTAAACAGATGTTTTTTGCAGTTGAGTATTTAGCAAGCTCATAAAATAAAGCAGCTCCAGAGATTCCCCCACCTACAATTACGACTTCATAGTGTTTTTCGTTCATTTAGCATTCCTATGTTTTTGTGAAATATCTGATGATTCTATCATATAATTTTTATATTTTGCATAAATAAAACACAAAATTGTGCAATTAGTAAATAATTTATAGATTTTAGTAACACCTAATTTATATAGTATATATATGATTGTACATATATTGTACAATATGTTTAAAAAAAGTCATTTGATTTTTTATTGATAAATATAGTTTTAAATTAAATTAGATATAATCTACGATTTAATGAAAAACTATAAATATTTTGAATAATGAAGGTGTTATAATGGATTATAAAGAGAGTTTACTACTTCCAAAAACTGATTTCCCAATGAGAGGAAATCTTCCAAACAATGAGCCTGTTAAATATAAGCAATGGGACGAGCAAAAAGTATACGATAAGATGAAAAAAAATAGGGTAGGTTGTGAATCTTTCACACTACATGATGGACCTCCTTATGCAAATGGTAATATTCACATTGGTCACGCTTTAAATAAAATTTTAAAAGATATTATTAACAAATTTCATTATTTTGAGGGAAAATCAATTAGATATGTTCCAGGGTGGGATTGTCATGGTTTACCAATTGAACAAAAAGTAGAAGAGAAAATAGGTTCAGAAAAGAAAAAGATACTTCCTAAATCAAAACTTAGACAACTTTGTCGTGATCATGCTGCTAAGTTTGTTGATATTCAAAGAAATGAATTTAAACAATTAGGTGTTATTGCAGATTGGGAAAATCCTTATTTAACAATGGATTTTAAATTTGAAGCTAACATTTATAGAGAATTATGTGCAATTGCAAAACAAGGTTTATTGATTCAAAGAAGTAAGCCTGTTTACTGGTCATGGGCTGCTCAAACTGCTTTAGCTGAAGCTGAAGTTGAATATGAAGATAAAACATCACCATCAATTTTTGTGGCATTTAAACATGAAAAATTAGATGCAAGTATTATTATTTGGACTACAACTCCTTGGACATTACCTGCAAATACAGGTATTTCTCTTAATGGTGAAGAAGAGTATGTAAAAACAAGTGATAAATTTATTGTTGCTCGTAAATTATATAATTCATTAATAGAAAAAGAAGTAATCAAAGGTGAAGTTGTTGAAACTATTAATCCTAAAGATTTAGAAAATACAAATGCAATTAATCCATTAAATGATAGAAAATCTAAAATTGTTTTAGGTGATCATGTTATGATGGATTCTGGAACAGGTGCAGTACATACGGCTCCTGGACATGGAGAAGATGACTATAAAGTTGGTTTAATCTATGGTTTAGATGTTATTATGCCTGTTGATGCATTTGGTAAATATGATGAAACTATTATTAGAGAAAAACTATTTAAAGATACTGAAAAATATTTAGGATTAAATGTATTTAAAGCAAATGATTTAATTTTAGAAGAATTAGGTGAGGCTTTATTAAAAAGAGTTGATATTAGACACTCATATCCACATTGTTGGAGAACACATACACCAATTATTTTTAGAGCTACAAAACAATGGTTTATCTCTATTGATGATAATTATGGAAAAGAAAACAAAACATTAAGAGAAAATGCACTTAAAGTTGTTGAGGATTTAACTTTCTATCCTGAATGGGGAAGAAATAGATTAAAAGCTATGCTTGATGGAAGACCTGACTGGTGTATTTCAAGACAAAGAGATTGGGGTGTTCCAATTGCATTTTTTAGAAATAAAAAAACTGATGAAATTGTTTTTGATGAAAAAGTATTAAATTATACAGCTACGATTTTTGAACAAAAAGGTTGTGATGCTTGGTATGATTTAGAAATTTCAGAATTACTATATCCAGAAAGTGGATTGAATCCAGAAGACTTAGAAAAAACTGTAGATATTTTAGATGTATGGTTTGATTCAGGTTCAACTCAAAATGCAGTTTTAAGAAGCGGAAACTATGATGCTGGAACTTTCCCTGCTGATATGTATTTAGAAGGAAGTGACCAACATAGAGGTTGGTTTCAATCTTCACTTTTAACAACTTTAGCTTCAAGCGAAATTGCTCCTTTTAAATCGATTTTAACACATGGATTCACTGTTGATGAAAAAGGTGAAAAAATGTCTAAATCTAAAGGAAATGTTGTTGCTCCTGATAAGGTTTTAAAAGAGTACGGATCTGAAATTTTAAGACTTTGGGTTGCTATGAGTGATTATCAATCTGATTTAAAAATTTCTGATAATATCTTAAAACAAAATGCAGAACTTTATAGAAAAATTAGAAATACAGCAAGATTCTTACTTGCAAATGTTTCAGATTTAGAAGAGATTGTATCTGTAGATAAAATGGGACCTTTAGATAGATGGGTTTTAAATAAAGCTAAAAAAGTATTTGATGAAATTGAAGCTGCGTTTAATGTATATGAATTTTCAAAAGGCTTAAATAAATTAAATAATTTCTTAGTTGTTGATTTATCTGGTATTTATTTAGATGTTTGTAAAGATAGATTATATTGTGATGATAAAAATGATATTCATAGACTTGCATCTCAAAGTGCAATGGCATTAATTGCTAAAAAATTAATATCAACAATTGCTCCTATATTAACATATACTATGGATGAGTTATTATCATTTGCACCTAATTTTATAAAAGGTGATTGTGAAGATATCTTTGATTATGAAAAAGTAGTATTACCAAATGTAGAAATTAATATAAATGAAGCTGTTTTATTCTCGGCAAAAGAGAAATTTTCAGAAATAAAAGATGCATTAAGTAAAGAAAAAGTTATAAAATCTACACTTGAATTAATGATTTATACAAATTGTGAGGATATAATAGCATTAGATGAAGTAGAATCAAGTG
This region includes:
- a CDS encoding CinA family protein; the encoded protein is MYNDIFNNNDMIKLQELLRANKQTITSAESCTGGLVASMITKIAGSSDIFNGSIVTYSNKIKNQELKVKNETLENFGAVSCEVVSEMLEGVISKFEADYAIAISGIAGPTGDTKNKPVGTVVIGISDSKYHKNVNIHYFKGSREEVQIQAAKHSLKEILKFLQNTLDK
- a CDS encoding FAD-dependent oxidoreductase, with product MNEKHYEVVIVGGGISGAALFYELAKYSTAKNICLLEKYEDLATLNSKGTSNSQTIHVGDIETNYTLSKAKITKRTAKMIEKFCLQYDLQDKIMFKHQKMALGVGEKEVEFITKRYNEFKEVFPYLELWDKETLRELEPKLVYADKEQTKDRPEPIVAMGAKDQYTTVDFGAMTKELAKAGQNADSTKTTDIFFNSEVEDIEKVGDKYKLTTVNGTVYTADFVVVNAGAHSLFLAHKMGYGKHMGSLSMAGSFYITNGEFLNGKVYMVQNDKLPFAALHGDPDILENGKTRFGPTALALLVLERYKGGKSIFQCLKTMNIDGSILKIFWDLLKDSEIRNYVFKNFLFEVPGINKGLFVKDARKIVPSLTVDDLEYAKGFGGVRPQVLNKTEKKLMLGEASLSEGKGIIFNMTPSPGATSCLGNAERDIKVVCEYLNLEFDEAAFLADLTDPEIA
- the ileS gene encoding isoleucine--tRNA ligase, producing the protein MDYKESLLLPKTDFPMRGNLPNNEPVKYKQWDEQKVYDKMKKNRVGCESFTLHDGPPYANGNIHIGHALNKILKDIINKFHYFEGKSIRYVPGWDCHGLPIEQKVEEKIGSEKKKILPKSKLRQLCRDHAAKFVDIQRNEFKQLGVIADWENPYLTMDFKFEANIYRELCAIAKQGLLIQRSKPVYWSWAAQTALAEAEVEYEDKTSPSIFVAFKHEKLDASIIIWTTTPWTLPANTGISLNGEEEYVKTSDKFIVARKLYNSLIEKEVIKGEVVETINPKDLENTNAINPLNDRKSKIVLGDHVMMDSGTGAVHTAPGHGEDDYKVGLIYGLDVIMPVDAFGKYDETIIREKLFKDTEKYLGLNVFKANDLILEELGEALLKRVDIRHSYPHCWRTHTPIIFRATKQWFISIDDNYGKENKTLRENALKVVEDLTFYPEWGRNRLKAMLDGRPDWCISRQRDWGVPIAFFRNKKTDEIVFDEKVLNYTATIFEQKGCDAWYDLEISELLYPESGLNPEDLEKTVDILDVWFDSGSTQNAVLRSGNYDAGTFPADMYLEGSDQHRGWFQSSLLTTLASSEIAPFKSILTHGFTVDEKGEKMSKSKGNVVAPDKVLKEYGSEILRLWVAMSDYQSDLKISDNILKQNAELYRKIRNTARFLLANVSDLEEIVSVDKMGPLDRWVLNKAKKVFDEIEAAFNVYEFSKGLNKLNNFLVVDLSGIYLDVCKDRLYCDDKNDIHRLASQSAMALIAKKLISTIAPILTYTMDELLSFAPNFIKGDCEDIFDYEKVVLPNVEININEAVLFSAKEKFSEIKDALSKEKVIKSTLELMIYTNCEDIIALDEVESSDWFLVSSVTKNKQNSDILGTFQVDTNVFEVYKANAHKCPRCWKYTALEEDTLCQRCDEVLN